Within the Enterobacter bugandensis genome, the region ACGCCGCCCCGGGTGGATGAAGCAATCAAAACGGCGATGCAACGCCACTTTACGGATGATGCCATCACTGAAATGACGGCGCTCATTGCCTTTCAGAATCTCTCGGCCCGGTTTAATGCCGCGCTGGATATACCGGCACAGGGGCTGTGCGCCACGTTTAAAGGGAAGCCTGATGCTTGACCGTCACCTGCACCCGCGGGTAAAGCCCGCTCTGGACTGTCTGGTATCCGTGCTGGATAAGCCGGGCGTTACGCCCGACGGATTAACGCTTGCCGGGTTTGCCATCGGCCTGCTGGCGTTGCCGTTTCTGGCCCTCGGCTGGTATTCGGCGGCGCTGGCCGCCATCGTCCTGAACCGCCTGCTTGATGGTCTGGACGGCGCGCTGGCGCGTCGGAGAGGGCTGACGGATGCGGGAGGATTTCTCGATATCGCCCTCGATTTTCTGTTCTATGCGCTGGTGCCGTTTGGCTTTGCGCTGGCTGCACCCGTAGAGAATGCGCTGGCGGCGGCCTGGCTGTTGTTTGCGTTTATCGGCACCGGCAGCAGTTTTCTCGCCTTTGCCGCGCTGGCGGCGAAGCACGATATCGACAACCCCGGCTATGCGCATAAGTCGTTTTACTATATCGGCGGGTTAACGGAAGGGACGGAGACCATCGCGCTGTTCGTGCTGTGCTGCCTGTTTCCGGCACAGTTTACGCTGTTCGCGTGGATATTCGGCGCGCTGTGCTGGCTGACCACCACAACGCGCATCTGGAGCGGCTACGTGACGCTGAAGTCACTCACCCATTAGAGAGCACTCTCTGGTCCGCGCTCTCCGGCGGTGACCGGGTTCTGCGGGTGACTGCTCCATTCGTACCAGCCGCCGTCATAGACGGCGATATTTTTCCAGCCCATCGCCCGGGCGTACATAAAGGCTTCGGACGCCCGCCAGCCGGTGCCGCAGTAAAACGCGACCTGCTGTTCCGGCAGAATATTCCAGCGCTTCCACTGGGCGGTGATGTCGTCAGCGCTGCGCATGGTGCCATCCGGGTTATGGAAATCCTCCATGTGGGTGGCATCGCTGCCCGCGTGACCCCAGCGGGCACCGGCAATTTCACCTTTTGGCTTGATGTAGCTGTAGCCGCTGGTTTCGCCGATAAACTCCGGCCACGAACGAATGCTGACCAGGGAGGCATCCTGACGGTGCAGCATGCCGCGCGCCTGTTCCATATCCACCATCAGCTGCGGCTGGCCGGGGATCGGCGCGCCAAAATCAGGGGCAGGAGCCACTTTGCCGGGCGTACCGCGCTCAACCGGCAGACCGGCATCTGACCACGCCTTCCAGCCGCCATCGAGAAGGCGCACATCCTTCACGCCCGCGTAGAGCATGATCTGCGCCACGCGCGCGGCGGCATACACGTCGCGCCCGTACAGAATGACGGTGGTATCGTGACGGATCCCGTGCTTTGCCAGCATTGCTTTCAGCCTGTCGTCGGAGACTTTGTTCCACAGCGGCTCGCTTTCCACCTCGTTGGTGTCAATGTAGCCCGCGCCGGGAATGTGGTTAAGCAGGTAAAACTTCGGCGCGCCCCAGGCCGCTTCTATGACTTTCCATTCGCCCGCCGGCGCGGAGGTCACCGGTTTGCCCTGCTGAAGCCGGTGGATCCACTGCGGGTAGACGAGCTGTTCAAAGTGGGGCAGGCGCTGAAGGCGGTCGGGCGTCCGCAGAGCATCGCTGAGCAGCGAAACGTGGCGGTAACCAGCTTTCTCCAGACGGGCTTTCACCGCCTGGTTATCGTTCTCGTCGCCATACAGCGCGATGGACGTCGCAGGGGTAAGCTGATGCTGTTTTGCCCAAAGTGCAATCTGCTCGTCGC harbors:
- a CDS encoding sulfurtransferase, with product MKRVSQLTALALICGLASFSSQAADMANAMTLSQLQAQHGAAIDTRPSAFYNGWPQTLSGPSGHEPAALNLAAAWLSAMSDEQIALWAKQHQLTPATSIALYGDENDNQAVKARLEKAGYRHVSLLSDALRTPDRLQRLPHFEQLVYPQWIHRLQQGKPVTSAPAGEWKVIEAAWGAPKFYLLNHIPGAGYIDTNEVESEPLWNKVSDDRLKAMLAKHGIRHDTTVILYGRDVYAAARVAQIMLYAGVKDVRLLDGGWKAWSDAGLPVERGTPGKVAPAPDFGAPIPGQPQLMVDMEQARGMLHRQDASLVSIRSWPEFIGETSGYSYIKPKGEIAGARWGHAGSDATHMEDFHNPDGTMRSADDITAQWKRWNILPEQQVAFYCGTGWRASEAFMYARAMGWKNIAVYDGGWYEWSSHPQNPVTAGERGPESAL
- a CDS encoding CDP-alcohol phosphatidyltransferase family protein; the encoded protein is MLDRHLHPRVKPALDCLVSVLDKPGVTPDGLTLAGFAIGLLALPFLALGWYSAALAAIVLNRLLDGLDGALARRRGLTDAGGFLDIALDFLFYALVPFGFALAAPVENALAAAWLLFAFIGTGSSFLAFAALAAKHDIDNPGYAHKSFYYIGGLTEGTETIALFVLCCLFPAQFTLFAWIFGALCWLTTTTRIWSGYVTLKSLTH